Below is a genomic region from Medicago truncatula cultivar Jemalong A17 chromosome 3, MtrunA17r5.0-ANR, whole genome shotgun sequence.
AtcacttttttttgttcaaatttgtAGGACAATATAACCAACTacttttcttttgtcatttgTTTATCTCAGCAACTTATTGGTAATGTATCTTACGATTCACAATTTGAAAAATAAGTCTTTCCTGATGACTAatagaattttgatttgataACCATGGTCGTGTCCACATAATAAATTCTATCTTGAAAACTAGTACACTTAATTATTTTAAGGGACATGCATAATTTGAGATGGAGAAAGTATCGAAGGAACCGCCTACCTCTTTCTGTGACAATGCCTGCTATTTGCTGGCCTTCTGGCTTCAGTACCACCAATGATCCGATATCATTTTCAGCCATCTAAAACATTATatatttgttgagtttgtttAGAAACATTTTCTAAGTTATTAGTAACAGTAAAAGCTTTAAAACAAATTGAAGAGCTATCTTACATTCTTCATTGCATTAAAAACAGCATCATCAACTCTACACCAAAGCCAGGAACCCACTTTTTCTTCCCCCTTTGTCATTAGTACCTCTGATACTGTGACATTCTCCAAACCCTTCTGCAGCATGGGTGGATAGGATGTGCCACATCCGAAGCCTGAAGATAACTTGTTCAGGCTAAAAATTCCATTTCCGTGGAATTGTTGAAATATTGCGGCCCTTAAAGGGTTACGGCGAGGTTGCAGTATCCGGTAGATtccttgcatttttttattgtccACTTATTCTATTTCTGTTCAATCAAAATTTAACTAAGTGATGGTTATGTATTTCTATTTTCCAAAGTTTCaccagaaaaataaaagaaagaatcaAGGGTATATGGAACTAGTACCTTGCAATTTGTATTTCATATTGTTAGATAAGGAATAGCTTGTATCCATTGTTTACTTGGACATATGTTGTGTCTGAATTCCTTTCTTCAAGGAGAATATAAAGAAAGGAACTCTCTTTATGGTTGCTTACACATGGAATTGCCAAACCTTTTGGATGATGAATGTTTTGGCATTCATTCATTTCCCCAAAGTTGCACTTATGTTGCTACTTATGATTATTTAAGGTTTGGTTCAATGAAACTAATTCCCAACACGTGGGatgaaattaataaataaaatcacaaaCTCTTTAAGGTAAGCTTCAAAAGAGGCCAAGCATATGCTGGGAATTTCTTCCGTGACAAGTAAAAGAAATTTCTTTCCTCTACAGCAAGATATATAAGAATGTCTAGCAATTCAGCAAATGTATGattataacataaatataaggaaaacacaaaaaggAAGATGAATTGATGAGTTAACCCAAAAACCAATGGATAAGTCCTACTATGCATGCAAGGTATATATTCCTAGTTCTGATTCTGAATATAAAAGACAACATTTGCAAATGCAATCAGTTGAGCCAGAATAACTAGTATTTCCCGTTAAAAAACAGACAATCCATCCTATTTTGTTGTGACAGAAGATAAATTATTAACCAAGCATTATCCATGTCAGAGAAAACAAAGAAGCAATTTCATTTTAGAATCCCATGGATAGCAGGTTCTTCCATTGGATTTCAGTCTCGTCGAAAACCAAGATCAAAATTTCCTTCACAATTGGCCTATTCCCCACCACAGCCTCCTCCTACCTCAATTTCTGAACCTCAAACAACTCTAGAGAGAAACATGATGTTTGCCATTGCCACATCAAACCCTAGTGAAAAAAACATCCAATTAGTTGCAGATCCAATTACCATGCAAAATAGTACTATGAAGGATGATGTAACAAATCTTACTAATAAAGTAGCCAAGGTGAGCACATCAACAGCAACACAGCTTCCGACAGATGACAAAACAGTCAGTGTGGTAACTCTGGCGGGCGACAACAGAGGAGCAACAATGCATGTGGCAGGTTCCCATTCCCAATCAACAAGGAAGAAGGGGTCAATCCACAACATACACCGAAccaaagaggaagaagagaaagatgaaGCGGGAAAGGCATATGTGAACAGCAACATACAGAGTATGAATAATTCATTGATGGTGCAAGGTTCAATAAATGGAAGAGACCCCGGCGTTCATGTCATTCTTCCCGAAAAGCCTGAGCCTCAAGTTAAACAAGGTTTGGAAAACCGCGAAGCTGAAGTTAAAACAGTTAGCCGGGTAGAGAGGTTAACTTACCAACCAATGGTTCGAAGACGATGCCTGAGAGGACTTCTGTTGGAACCAAGTGATTCTGATCCTGACAATCCTGATAAACCTCGTCGTCATGGCTGCAAAGTCAGCTGCGGAGATGTTAGAAAGGATAACGGGATTCTGtaacaaaattataaacatgAAATACTGTATATTCTTATAATTCACTTGAGACATCATACcaggattttgatttttcatgtTGACAACATCCATACTCTgtattgttgattttatttaccATTTATTCATTTACAGTAAGTTAACAACATTCATACTTTTATAATCATATGAAAGGAACTTCGCTACCAATCTGAAAGATCACAAGTTATTGGACGCATATGCAATGGTTGCTATAAGAATTTCTTATCTTCTAACATTTAATATACTTATATCCAAAATCATCTTTAATTAGGTCCCTTacaaattgtcaaaaaaaaaaaaggtcccTTACATGGTTTACCTACAGTTCTATTGTTCAATAATTAAAAGCCGGATGAATTAGTAGTTAAATTCCTCTCTTCTAAGATTTTGAAAGTTTTGTTTGCAACTTGTACAGAAtcataagaaaattgaaacaagATTATTTACTGATCAGATTCTTTACTTTAGCATCAGTAACACCACCATAATTGATATTTTCCTACTCACAACAAAAGTATATTgaataacaacataaaaatattcactGAATACAAACAAAATTCCAAGAAATGACCTTTtgtattattctttattttgttttgaaagggGACTTTGAATAAGTTagtcatttaaaaatcaaacattttacaTTTCACCCTTAGAGAAAAGAGTTTACATATCTAATAAGATCAAATAGTCTATTAACGAacctaatatttttataaattcttgTCTTCATGCGAAATTTAGTGTTTGGCTGAGTTATTATTATATGACTTGTAAGCTAAGTTGCACTTCTGAGAATGATATTCTATTTTATTATCAAACAATTATGATGAGAAAAAGTTTTTCCTTTCTCAACTGTGCATTTCTAGACTAATctagagaaaaacaaagaaaacccGATACAGATATGTAAAGATTTGTTTGATTGAATGTGCATAAGTAATCTTTACAAAGAGGATAATGCTTAATCCAACAAAAGTAAGCATCACGAACAACAATTTCACATACGTTTTTTAAAGTTTGACAAATTTCAGCCTCTTACCTACCATGATTTTCGGCCAGTTCAGAGATGTTAATGGTCCCCTAAATTTTCTTGAATCTCTCGACACACGTCTCTCGCTACAAATAACAGTGccctttataaaattttaataactaGATAAAATAACGAATGTTTAAAATAATCAGGTTGtatataaaataagaataaatgggaatgactaaaataataaaataaccaGGTTGAactactattttttaattaataaaggCAATCTAAGATTTACCcattaaatatttgtattttcttattatagcCAACtccaatatataaataaatggttTAGCGTATTTATTTggcaaattaataattaattttcagatgcaaaaagaagaaattgttGGCAGTTATTAAGAGAGTTTAATTTAGTGAGAATTGCTGTTTGCACATTACATAAGGTTGTGCCACATGAGTATTTTacgaaaatgcccttcggcagttaactgtcgaagttttAGTAAACCGgtggcagttaactaccgaaagttaactgccgacgaaaacttcggtagttaactgccgaggaaatctgatTGCAGGCAGTAGTGAGCTCTGCATCATTCTAAAACATTTCCAAGCCttttttcggccagtttttacctgtaattaaaccagagcatttcgAAAGGCAAACCaattcatacaacattgaaactcggacataaacaatataaatacaatatcttttacaattgaccataattaaatcaaaccgacattttgttcaaattacacaaacgtttgaaattTATCATAAcggttcaaataacaaaaaaatattagcgCAAATGcaaaacttaattaaaccaatatttttatacattaaacaaagtaaaaaatctcatgaaattaaaaataatgtcatcaaagtacaaatatacaaatcaatgtcatgaaaaactaaaaaacaagtcctaacaaaaaaaaaattcctactACTGGTCCTGGTCCTGGTCCTGGTCCTGCtgatggtgcctcctcctcggcctctggccTCGCCTCCTGGTCAAGATTggcgcgatctgctccctcataTGGGTCATGGCCTGAAACCACTGCTAAGGGGTCATGTTCATGACCTCCTGGCCCAACTGTGCATCACCGCCGCTAACCATGTCGtaggtgtcaggcgagcttctcgcctcgtACCGCTCCCACTTGtctgcaatgatctgctcttcatttgcaggcctcggaagatctccATTGAGAGGTGGCAaaatctgagggtgagacaccctagtCTACCATAGCATATAGCCATCAGCCATCCGCCATGTCTActctcctgcctgctcaccccaatcgtccgccttaagcgtgtgagtgcggaagtcgacgaacGCCTGCACAATGTAAGGGAGTGGGAGCTCTACTCTGCACGTATCTATACTacctcaaaaccctctcggacaagtgacggtacaccctacggaCACCGCACATTATCCAGccagaataccagaaaacctcctcgaagtcctggatctctctgtgctcctcgtacggcctccagcatACGTCATCTAAATACGATCAagcagtgaccgatacgtgaTCCCCTCCCCGTGACCCTTCTGGAGCTTCCACCTTGCTCTAACCGGATAGTTTTTCATGTAGTCAGTGTTGGGATCAACACTGTAAAACCCAGaaaaatgcgccaaaaaccatgtttgcacaaaccaaacaaataacatttataaattattacgcacggaaaatataaaaaaataaaagttaactaaaaaataaagttaacaaaaaaataaaatataagttttcttacagtgagcagtgtcacgctccccCCAAGAGCTCTGTCTCCAGGCCTACACGCATCAGCTAACTCGTCGTATAAGTAAGCGAGTGTCATCCCTCCCCATGGTCGTCAGATATACCAACtcgatgcgcttgttgcttctatcgccaaacaacaagcatccgaccAAGTAGAGAAGGTAACACCGGACGCAGTAAGTCCTAACCCTCGCCAGCTCCTCAAGCTCCTCTGGATCCTCCGTACCAGCCAATAAgttggccctaccaaggtacgTGGTATAAAAGTCCCTCAGCCTCgggtagctaatgtacccaccgtactcCTGCCCGCAAATCTTTTCCGCCTCCTGCTGCGACACACCCAGATGCCTCATAAGTAGTGCCGCTCCCTCATGTTTcggcatcttcttcccatgactcaacatccgcccctcaatcGGTAGATGCgtgagacatgcgacatcatccaatgtcacagCCATCTCCCCCATGGGCATGTGAAAGGTGCTGGTCTcaggatgccacctctcgcataaagtcatcagcagggcatgaggcacggtGGAGTACCCCAAGTAATGTAACCCGCTCTGCCTAAgcggatcccaaaaccaattctcattctTGTTTGGGCGTCCGAGAGTGAGGATCTTAGCCCCATGATTAATTGGTTTAACCACACGGAgtttacgaacctgaaataataaaaaaaatatatagtttaaacaaacacacatatgaagaaaacaattaaacataaaaaatagaattaaaaaaaacacataaaagtgaatataataaataaacaaacacacatttaaagaaaataattaaacataaagaaaaagaatttaaaaaaaacatataaaagtggatataaaaattaaacaaacacacatttaaagaaaataattaaacataaagaaaaagaatttaaaaaaattacaattacattatctgaattataccagagtggcaacgccacatgacTGGCATAAGAGTGGAGTAAAGATAAGTCTACCGGTCcaccaggaaagggagggtccacaggtaacaccttcggtgcagcagctgctgcaatgtcatcatcGTCTCCTACATGCTGCTGatgtggtatatgatcctggtcataccCACCATCAGTCACATCGtggtgtacctgatcctgataattcaggtactccaccccagACTGGTCAACAAGCTGTGACGGGTCAACTACCTGTGActcctcaggctgtgtagcctgagagctCCTTGAAccatctcccctccgacctctacccctctttgggatgtggccgCTCTGCTTCTCCCTccggtggctctgagtcatcgcacacctaccaccaatcatcttagatggatcaatggggtcctgatcggccatatctacacatcattcaacttatacattcaaccactttatcaaaAACACTAAACTTAAACATAACCTAaactttcacattcaacctaaacataacctaaacatAACCACTTTCACATTCAACCACATGACCAAAATAAACACATTGATTgaacctaaacattatcatacacactatcattcacattcaaacgtaaataatcaaatgcattatcatacacattcaacctaaacataacctaaactaaacataattcaatatacacattcaacctaattcaatatacacgttttcaatatgcattcaacctaattcaatatacactttttcgaattacaatcaagatcatatccataacctaaactaactaaataatcaagaaaattgtcattgacacattttatcaaacactttgtgtgcaaagtatcaaacatactcaaaatgtgttcttttgccaccattcaaaaccacattatactctaacatcattcaatcatcaattaaagcaactacattcaattataaactacatgcactcataaaaaattcaattcctacatcaaccctaaccacatcaaaactaccattttttttaaaaaaaaacctacccaagctaacattatgattacaaatgagtcaagatacttacttgtgattaaatggaaatgatgcacttgattttgctgaaaatttgaaattgaagaagaagttgGTTTGGAAAATATTTGAAGAATGAAGCAATACTCAGAAAACTGAGTTTCTGCTTCTGTTATGTTCAATTtgcatcggcagttaactgccgagg
It encodes:
- the LOC25490196 gene encoding CBS domain-containing protein CBSX3, mitochondrial — protein: MQGIYRILQPRRNPLRAAIFQQFHGNGIFSLNKLSSGFGCGTSYPPMLQKGLENVTVSEVLMTKGEEKVGSWLWCRVDDAVFNAMKNMAENDIGSLVVLKPEGQQIAGIVTERDCLKKIVAQGRSPLYTQVGQIMTNENDLVTVTSDTNILRAMRLMLENRIRHVPVIDGEIVGMISIVDVVRAVTEQQSGELKRLGDYIRGEYY
- the LOC25490197 gene encoding uncharacterized protein translates to MSEKTKKQFHFRIPWIAGSSIGFQSRRKPRSKFPSQLAYSPPQPPPTSISEPQTTLERNMMFAIATSNPSEKNIQLVADPITMQNSTMKDDVTNLTNKVAKVSTSTATQLPTDDKTVSVVTLAGDNRGATMHVAGSHSQSTRKKGSIHNIHRTKEEEEKDEAGKAYVNSNIQSMNNSLMVQGSINGRDPGVHVILPEKPEPQVKQGLENREAEVKTVSRVERLTYQPMVRRRCLRGLLLEPSDSDPDNPDKPRRHGCKVSCGDVRKDNGIL